A stretch of Triticum aestivum cultivar Chinese Spring chromosome 1D, IWGSC CS RefSeq v2.1, whole genome shotgun sequence DNA encodes these proteins:
- the LOC123160379 gene encoding putative receptor protein kinase ZmPK1, with protein sequence MARFFSPALVPLISLVLLLRSGASSAQHTLSAGSSLSVEDHERPFLVSPDGTFSCGFLPAGENAFYFSVWFTAAKNRTAVWTANPGAPVNGRASSISFRHDGVLALADANGTTVWDSKTGGNKRLAVSLLDAGNLLITDPEDSTGVAAWQSFDWPADTLLPSQTLSKDKKLVAGYYTLYYDNDNVLRLLYDGPEIASIYWPDPDLGVFGSGRTNYNSSRVGVLDDAGVFLSSDNLRAEATDLGVAGAKRRLTVEQDGNLRMYSLDADGGWTVTWAALKQPCSVHGLCGKNAICEYQPSLRCSCTPGYERVDRRDWTKGCKTTFTANCSEAATPERFKFVKVAYTDFYGYDLWFNQSVTFQYCRSIRLLC encoded by the coding sequence ATGGCTAGATTCTTCAGTCCAGCTCTCGTTCCACTCATCTCTCTCGTTCTGCTTCTGCGCTCCGGTGCATCATCGGCACAGCACACGCTGAGCGCCGGGTCATCCCTGTCGGTGGAAGACCACGAGCGGCCCTTCCTGGTGTCACCGGACGGCACCTTCTCCTGCGGCTTCCTCCCAGCCGGGGAGAACGCCTTCTACTTCTCCGTCTGGTTCACCGCGGCCAAGAACAGGACCGCCGTCTGGACGGCAAACCCTGGCGCCCCTGTGAACGGCCGGGCATCCAGCATATCGTTCCGGCACGACGGCGTGCTGGCCCTCGCTGACGCCAACGGGACGACCGTGTGGGACAGCAAGACCGGCGGCAACAAGCGCCTCGCCGTCTCCCTTCTCGACGCCGGCAACCTTCTCATCACGGACCCGGAAGATTCCACCGGCGTTGCCGCGTGGCAGAGCTTCGACTGGCCGGCGGACACCTTGCTCCCGTCGCAGACGCTCTCCAAGGACAAGAAGCTCGTCGCCGGCTACTACACCCTCTACTACGACAACGACAACGTGCTGCGCCTCCTCTACGACGGCCCGGAGATCGCCAGCATCTACTGGCCGGACCCGGACCTGGGCGTGTTCGGGAGCGGCCGGACCAACTATAACAGCTCAAGAGTCGGCGTCCTCGACGACGCCGGGGTGTTCCTCTCCAGCGACAACCTGCGAGCCGAGGCCACCGACCTGGGCGTCGCCGGCGCCAAGAGAAGGCTGACCGTCGAGCAGGACGGGAACCTGAGGATGTACAGCCTGGACGCGGACGGAGGATGGACGGTCACGTGGGCGGCGCTGAAGCAGCCGTGCTCCGTCCACGGGCTGTGCGGCAAGAACGCCATCTGCGAGTACCAGCCGTCCCTCCGATGCTCCTGCACGCCGGGGTACGAGAGGGTGGACCGTCGGGACTGGACAAAGGGCTGCAAGACGACCTTCACCGCCAACTGCAGCGAAGCTGCGACGCCGGAGCGGTTCAAGTTCGTCAAGGTGGCATACACCGACTTCTACGGCTACGACCTCTGGTTCAACCAGTCCGTCACGTTCCAATACTGCCGTAGCATCAGACTACTATGTTAG